A window of Cohnella herbarum contains these coding sequences:
- a CDS encoding cache domain-containing sensor histidine kinase, whose product MIQSVARFFNKWLYNIKLRDKILFTYLVLIIFPLGIYQFAASDKISTIIINQMKYSAEQGFDQTFSYLSYRIQRIAKTTDILVANPTVIEVMKPHNTDDINRQLEDYAQLKKLLQSMQDSLDISKMILYVPESFIFANELENFLPLGLTVGSPCYDRLFKEQDSYAWCTPNTLEREPLPNNDFISVVRSILNPNDYRNPIGQLRVDVRKDVLQGILTKANVVKNSVSYLSGPDNEVIVSSGSIEFPLIDQMPERQIIPATQTKIQNNVYYLYSAVPSSQWSMVTAIPLDEVMKQSNQLRNQLLLLLIGIAVAAYIVAYVLAISVTRRITKLTTQIREVQSGDLLVLTPIQGKDEIGELIRTYNYMIKKITAMNEQQYQLGKDIKGAELKALQSQINPHFLYNTLDLINWMASRRMNEEIRNVVKTLARFYKVSLSRGQDIITIAEELKHVSFYVQIQNIRYDNKIAFVIDVADDIQAYAIPKITLQPIVENAIHHGILGRESREGTIAITADRTADGITIVVEDNGIGMNEDSLRKAISGIRGNPAEDNLSYGTKNVDMRIRHYFGDGYGLTLHSVLGAGTRVEIHIPATEEQQ is encoded by the coding sequence ATGATCCAATCCGTCGCTCGTTTTTTTAACAAATGGCTGTATAACATCAAACTCCGGGACAAGATCCTTTTTACATACTTGGTACTGATTATTTTCCCGTTAGGCATCTATCAATTCGCGGCTTCGGACAAAATCTCGACGATCATCATCAATCAAATGAAATATTCGGCGGAACAGGGATTCGATCAGACTTTTTCCTATCTCAGCTACCGAATTCAACGCATTGCCAAGACGACGGACATTCTCGTTGCCAATCCTACCGTTATCGAGGTTATGAAACCGCACAACACGGACGATATCAACCGACAACTCGAAGACTACGCCCAACTCAAGAAGCTATTGCAGTCCATGCAGGATAGTCTCGATATTTCCAAAATGATCCTATACGTCCCGGAATCCTTTATTTTCGCGAACGAGTTGGAGAACTTCCTCCCCCTTGGCCTAACCGTCGGAAGCCCTTGTTATGACCGCTTGTTCAAGGAACAGGATTCTTATGCTTGGTGCACCCCGAATACTTTGGAGAGGGAGCCCCTGCCCAATAACGACTTTATTTCCGTCGTTAGAAGCATTCTGAATCCCAACGATTATCGCAACCCGATAGGTCAGCTTAGGGTGGACGTTCGGAAAGATGTTCTGCAAGGGATATTAACGAAAGCCAACGTCGTGAAGAACAGCGTTTCCTATCTATCCGGACCGGATAACGAAGTCATCGTATCGTCCGGCTCTATTGAATTTCCGTTGATCGATCAGATGCCCGAAAGGCAAATCATCCCGGCGACGCAAACGAAAATACAGAACAACGTCTATTACTTGTATAGTGCCGTTCCCTCTTCCCAATGGAGCATGGTTACGGCGATCCCGCTTGACGAGGTCATGAAGCAAAGCAATCAATTGCGCAATCAACTGCTGCTGTTACTGATCGGAATCGCCGTTGCCGCCTATATCGTCGCTTACGTTCTTGCCATATCGGTCACTCGGCGAATTACGAAGCTGACGACCCAGATTCGGGAAGTACAGAGCGGGGACCTCCTTGTTCTGACGCCGATTCAAGGAAAGGACGAGATCGGGGAATTGATTCGGACTTACAACTATATGATCAAAAAAATAACGGCCATGAACGAGCAGCAGTATCAGTTGGGAAAAGATATTAAAGGCGCGGAGCTGAAAGCGCTGCAGTCGCAAATCAATCCCCATTTTCTATACAACACGTTGGACTTGATTAATTGGATGGCGAGCAGGCGGATGAACGAGGAAATCCGGAACGTCGTCAAGACGTTGGCCCGCTTCTATAAGGTCAGCTTGAGCAGGGGACAGGATATCATTACGATCGCGGAAGAGTTAAAACACGTTTCGTTTTATGTCCAAATCCAGAACATCCGTTACGACAACAAAATCGCTTTCGTAATTGACGTCGCCGACGATATTCAAGCTTACGCCATTCCGAAGATCACGTTGCAGCCTATCGTCGAGAATGCCATCCATCACGGGATATTGGGGCGAGAGAGCAGAGAAGGAACCATTGCCATCACGGCCGACCGAACCGCGGACGGCATAACGATCGTCGTTGAAGATAATGGAATCGGAATGAACGAGGATAGTCTTAGAAAAGCGATTTCCGGCATACGGGGTAATCCGGCCGAAGATAATCTCTCCTATGGAACGAAAAACGTGGACATGCGGATTCGGCATTATTTCGGAGACGGCTACGGCTTAACCTTGCATAGCGTTCTTGGAGCCGGCACACGAGTCGAAATCCATATTCCCGCAACGGAGGAGCAACAGTAG